A section of the Enterobacter sp. C2 genome encodes:
- the ybbA gene encoding putative ABC transporter ATP-binding protein YbbA, whose translation MPAENIVEVHYLKKSVGQGEHELSILTGVELVVKPAQTIALIGESGSGKSTLLAILAGLDDGSSGEVNLLGQPLHNMDEEARAALRAQNVGFVFQSFMLIPTLNALENVELPALLRGENGRQSRENAKTLLTDLGLGKRLDHLPAQLSGGEQQRVALARAFNGRPGVLFADEPTGNLDRQTGDKIADLLFSMNQQYGTTLILVTHDPQLAARCDRRLRLVNGELREEA comes from the coding sequence ATGCCAGCGGAAAACATTGTTGAAGTTCATTATCTTAAGAAGTCCGTCGGTCAGGGGGAACATGAGCTTTCCATCCTCACCGGAGTTGAGCTGGTTGTCAAACCGGCGCAGACGATTGCCCTGATCGGCGAGTCGGGTTCCGGCAAGTCCACCCTGCTGGCGATCCTCGCCGGACTGGACGACGGCAGCAGCGGCGAGGTCAACCTGCTGGGCCAGCCTCTGCACAACATGGATGAAGAGGCGCGGGCGGCGCTGCGGGCGCAAAACGTCGGCTTTGTATTCCAGTCCTTTATGCTGATCCCCACTCTAAACGCGCTGGAGAACGTTGAGCTACCGGCGCTGCTGCGCGGTGAGAACGGTCGCCAGAGCCGGGAGAATGCTAAAACGTTGCTGACCGATCTTGGTCTTGGCAAGCGGCTGGATCATCTTCCCGCCCAGCTCTCCGGCGGCGAGCAGCAGCGCGTGGCGTTGGCCCGCGCCTTCAACGGTCGCCCCGGCGTGCTGTTTGCCGATGAGCCCACCGGCAACCTCGATCGACAGACCGGAGATAAGATCGCCGATCTGCTCTTCTCGATGAACCAGCAGTATGGCACCACGCTGATTCTGGTCACGCACGATCCGCAGCTGGCGGCCCGCTGCGATCGTCGCCTGCGGCTGGTCAACGGCGAACTGCGGGAGGAGGCATGA
- the ybbP gene encoding putative ABC transporter permease subunit YbbP: protein MIARWFWREWRSPSLLIVWLALSLAVACVLALGNISDRMEKGLSQQSRDFMAGDRALRSSREIPPAWLEEARKRGLKVGEQLTFATMTFAGDTPQLANVKAVDAVYPMYGELQTNPPGLKPQQGTVLLAPRLMALLELKTGDYIDVGDARLRIAGEVVQEPDAGFNPFQMAPRLMMNIADVAATDAVQPGSRVMWRIKFGGTPQQLEDYEKWLLPQLKPEQRWYGLEQDEGALGKSLERSQQFLLLSALLTLLLAIAAVAVAMNHYCRSRYDLVAILKTLGAGRAQLQRLIVGQWLLVLALATVTGGAIGLLFEQVLMILLKPVLPAALPPASLWPWLWATGAMLVISLLVGLRPYRLLLATAPIRVLRRDAVANVWPLKLYLPIVAVVAIALLAWLMGGSMLLWAVLAGAVVLALLCGLVGWMLLNVLKRLTLKSLALRLAVNRLLRQPWSTLSQLSAFSLSFMLLAMLLVLRGDLLDRWQQQLPAESPNYFLINIAPEQVTPLKTFLAEHQIVPESFYPIVRARLTQINGQTTEGNTDEALNRELNLTWQANQPDHNPLTAGNWPPKVGEVSMEQGLAERLKIRLGDSVTFMGDTQDFTAKVTSLRKVDWESLRPNFFFIFPPGALDNQPQSWLTSFRWENGNGMLTQLNRAFPTVSLLDIGAILKQVGQVLEQVSRALEVMVVLVTLCGILLLLAQVQVGMRQRHQELVVYRTLGAGKRLLRTTLWCEFALLGFVAGLVAAIGAETALAVLQTRVFDFPWEPDWRLWLTLPLCGALLLSICGGWLGTRLLKGKALFRQFAG from the coding sequence ATGATTGCCCGCTGGTTCTGGCGCGAATGGCGTTCGCCGTCGCTGCTGATTGTCTGGCTGGCCCTCAGCCTGGCAGTGGCCTGTGTGCTGGCGCTGGGCAACATCAGCGATCGCATGGAGAAGGGCCTGAGTCAGCAGAGCCGCGACTTTATGGCGGGCGATCGGGCGCTGCGCAGCTCGCGCGAAATTCCCCCGGCGTGGCTGGAGGAGGCGCGCAAGCGAGGCCTGAAGGTGGGAGAGCAGCTTACCTTCGCAACCATGACCTTTGCCGGCGATACGCCGCAGTTGGCTAACGTCAAGGCGGTGGACGCTGTTTATCCGATGTATGGCGAGCTGCAAACCAATCCGCCGGGCCTCAAGCCGCAACAGGGAACGGTGCTGCTTGCCCCGCGCCTGATGGCGCTGCTGGAGCTAAAAACCGGCGACTATATTGACGTGGGCGATGCCCGACTGCGAATTGCGGGCGAGGTGGTGCAGGAGCCGGACGCCGGGTTTAACCCCTTCCAGATGGCTCCCCGCCTGATGATGAACATTGCCGACGTGGCGGCGACCGACGCGGTCCAGCCCGGCAGTCGCGTGATGTGGCGCATTAAGTTTGGCGGCACGCCGCAGCAGCTTGAAGATTATGAAAAATGGCTCCTGCCGCAGCTTAAGCCGGAGCAGCGCTGGTATGGCCTGGAGCAGGACGAGGGTGCGCTGGGGAAATCGCTTGAGCGCTCGCAGCAGTTCCTGCTGCTTTCGGCCCTGCTGACCCTGCTGCTGGCGATCGCCGCCGTGGCGGTGGCGATGAATCACTACTGCCGTAGCCGCTACGATCTGGTGGCGATCCTGAAAACGCTGGGGGCAGGGCGCGCTCAGCTGCAAAGGCTGATTGTCGGCCAGTGGCTTCTGGTGCTGGCCCTTGCCACCGTCACCGGGGGAGCTATCGGCCTGCTGTTTGAGCAGGTGCTGATGATCCTTCTCAAGCCGGTGCTGCCCGCTGCGCTGCCGCCTGCCAGCCTCTGGCCGTGGCTATGGGCGACGGGAGCGATGCTGGTCATCTCCCTGCTGGTGGGGCTACGGCCCTATCGTCTGCTGCTGGCGACCGCGCCGATCCGCGTCCTGCGTCGTGATGCGGTGGCTAACGTCTGGCCGCTTAAGCTCTATCTGCCGATTGTTGCTGTCGTGGCGATTGCGCTGCTGGCCTGGCTGATGGGCGGCAGCATGCTGCTATGGGCCGTATTGGCGGGGGCGGTGGTGCTGGCTCTGCTCTGCGGGCTGGTGGGCTGGATGCTGCTCAACGTCCTCAAGCGGCTGACCCTAAAGTCGCTGGCGCTGCGGCTGGCGGTCAACCGGCTGCTGCGTCAGCCCTGGTCGACCCTGAGCCAGCTCTCAGCGTTCTCTCTGTCGTTCATGCTGCTGGCGATGCTGCTGGTGCTGCGTGGCGATCTGCTCGATCGCTGGCAGCAGCAGCTTCCTGCCGAAAGTCCCAACTACTTCCTGATCAATATCGCTCCCGAGCAGGTGACGCCACTGAAGACGTTTCTTGCCGAGCACCAGATCGTTCCGGAGTCGTTCTATCCTATTGTGCGGGCGCGCCTGACCCAGATTAACGGCCAGACCACAGAGGGGAATACGGACGAGGCGCTGAACCGGGAGCTGAACCTCACCTGGCAGGCGAATCAGCCGGACCACAACCCGCTCACCGCAGGCAACTGGCCGCCAAAGGTGGGAGAGGTATCGATGGAGCAGGGGCTGGCGGAGCGGCTTAAGATCCGGCTTGGCGATAGCGTCACCTTTATGGGCGATACCCAGGATTTCACGGCCAAAGTGACCAGCCTGCGTAAGGTGGACTGGGAGAGCCTGCGACCGAACTTCTTCTTCATCTTCCCGCCCGGCGCGCTGGATAACCAGCCCCAGAGCTGGCTGACCAGCTTCCGCTGGGAGAACGGCAACGGCATGCTGACCCAGCTTAACCGGGCGTTTCCCACGGTGAGCCTGCTGGATATCGGGGCGATCTTAAAGCAGGTCGGCCAGGTGCTGGAGCAGGTGAGCCGGGCGCTGGAGGTGATGGTGGTACTGGTGACGCTCTGCGGCATTCTGCTGCTGCTGGCTCAGGTGCAGGTTGGCATGCGCCAGCGGCATCAGGAGCTGGTGGTCTACCGTACGCTGGGGGCGGGCAAACGTCTACTGCGCACGACGCTGTGGTGCGAGTTTGCGCTGCTGGGCTTCGTCGCCGGGCTGGTAGCGGCCATCGGCGCGGAGACGGCGCTGGCGGTATTGCAGACGCGGGTGTTTGATTTCCCGTGGGAGCCCGACTGGCGGCTGTGGCTGACGCTACCGCTCTGCGGTGCGCTGCTGCTCTCGATCTGCGGCGGCTGGCTGGGCACCCGGTTACTGAAAGGGAAAGCGCTGTTCCGCCAGTTTGCCGGGTAA
- a CDS encoding autotransporter domain-containing protein encodes MAIKIKALAITIGAAVAVTSFTTQAEITLLKQDPAAGDALSRLNFTVGGSIRPQFNSMTGDGDKGSYKRNGFDGGTRFRFAADYYLFDDINWTNYYEVGVNIPAVFDWDNHYAKGADDTSRRMLYTGFKSKTWGVLTFGQQNSVYYDVIGAKTDIWDYDMIGQAPGNGINGDYDGSYRSRKMLKYKKTVGDADIYASYLFNDNYNPMNGLRYERTGGGALGLDYRLTSELTWGTAWNYTRAKIYNPHNSDSKTWDQNIVGTALSWSPDRWTLSVGGGWYQNFMTTKKVSIDHYFAGDAWGIEYFAGYKIPVGQYALKSVQPYVMGDRIEYLNGRDYLRTDNGVGVTFQLDYGFRVDYEHVFTSSTDDLGDMNLVRLRYDF; translated from the coding sequence ATGGCTATAAAAATAAAAGCGCTGGCAATCACGATCGGCGCAGCAGTGGCAGTAACCTCTTTTACTACTCAGGCAGAGATTACACTCTTAAAGCAGGACCCGGCAGCAGGTGATGCGCTGAGCCGCCTCAATTTTACCGTGGGCGGCAGCATTCGTCCCCAGTTCAACAGCATGACCGGCGATGGCGATAAGGGCTCTTACAAACGTAACGGTTTTGACGGCGGTACGCGTTTCCGTTTCGCGGCTGATTACTACCTGTTTGATGACATCAACTGGACCAACTACTACGAAGTGGGCGTTAATATTCCGGCCGTTTTTGACTGGGATAATCACTATGCCAAAGGGGCAGATGATACCAGCCGCCGAATGCTCTATACCGGCTTTAAAAGTAAAACCTGGGGCGTGCTGACCTTTGGCCAGCAGAACAGCGTTTACTACGACGTGATCGGGGCCAAAACTGATATCTGGGATTACGACATGATTGGCCAGGCACCGGGCAACGGTATCAACGGCGATTATGATGGCTCCTACCGTTCACGCAAGATGCTGAAGTATAAGAAGACCGTGGGCGATGCGGATATCTACGCCTCTTATCTGTTTAACGACAACTATAACCCGATGAACGGCCTGCGCTATGAGCGCACCGGCGGCGGCGCGCTGGGTCTCGACTATCGCCTGACCTCCGAACTCACCTGGGGTACGGCATGGAACTACACGCGGGCAAAAATCTACAATCCGCATAACAGCGACAGCAAAACCTGGGATCAAAACATCGTCGGTACGGCGCTAAGCTGGTCGCCGGATCGCTGGACCCTCTCCGTGGGTGGCGGCTGGTATCAGAACTTTATGACCACTAAAAAAGTCTCTATCGACCACTACTTCGCTGGCGATGCGTGGGGGATTGAGTACTTCGCGGGTTACAAAATCCCGGTGGGCCAGTATGCGCTTAAATCTGTCCAGCCCTACGTGATGGGCGATCGTATTGAATACCTGAATGGCCGCGACTACCTGCGCACCGATAACGGGGTTGGGGTTACCTTCCAGCTGGATTACGGCTTCCGCGTTGATTACGAGCACGTCTTTACCTCTAGCACTGACGATCTGGGTGATATGAACCTGGTGCGTCTGCGTTACGACTTCTAA
- a CDS encoding MetQ/NlpA family ABC transporter substrate-binding protein, translating to MGRRLSFRASVAALLLACGLPFAHASDPHTITFGVAPGPYGDMVKQAIAPSLKEKGYKVVVREFSDYVQPNMALSNGSIDANLFQHSLYLDKFAADKGLKLTKLIVVPTAGMGLYSHKVTSVDQLKKGDIVTLSNDPTNLARGLRFLQAMQLITIKENIDPTKASERDIASNPKGLVFKPLEAAQLPRTLDSASAALVNGNFAIAAGLKLSSALKQEQLDENLKNVIAVRTEDADKPFAKDIVAAVQSPAYRAVIDDPKNIFNAFQKPEWMHD from the coding sequence ATGGGACGCCGTCTCAGCTTTCGTGCCAGCGTTGCTGCACTGCTTTTGGCCTGTGGTCTACCGTTTGCCCACGCCAGCGATCCGCACACCATCACCTTCGGCGTCGCGCCGGGTCCCTACGGCGATATGGTCAAACAGGCCATTGCCCCTTCGCTGAAGGAGAAGGGCTATAAGGTCGTGGTGCGCGAGTTTAGCGACTACGTTCAGCCGAACATGGCGCTCTCTAACGGCAGCATCGATGCCAACCTGTTCCAGCACTCGCTCTATTTAGACAAGTTCGCTGCCGATAAAGGGCTGAAGCTCACGAAGCTGATTGTCGTTCCCACGGCGGGCATGGGCCTCTACTCCCACAAGGTTACCAGCGTCGATCAGCTGAAGAAGGGCGATATCGTTACCCTGTCCAACGATCCCACTAACCTGGCGCGCGGCCTGCGTTTCCTGCAGGCGATGCAGCTGATTACCATCAAAGAGAATATCGATCCGACCAAAGCCTCCGAGCGCGATATTGCCAGCAACCCGAAGGGGCTGGTGTTTAAACCGCTGGAAGCGGCGCAACTGCCGCGTACGCTGGATAGCGCCAGCGCCGCGTTGGTAAACGGTAACTTTGCCATTGCCGCTGGCCTGAAGCTCTCTTCCGCCCTGAAGCAGGAGCAGCTGGACGAGAACCTGAAAAACGTTATCGCGGTGCGCACCGAAGATGCCGATAAACCGTTCGCCAAAGACATTGTGGCTGCGGTGCAGTCTCCGGCCTACCGGGCGGTGATTGACGATCCGAAGAACATCTTCAACGCCTTCCAGAAACCAGAGTGGATGCATGATTGA
- the sfbB gene encoding virulence-associated ABC transporter ATP-binding protein SfbB has protein sequence MIELNNVCVDFPAGKGPTTRAVDDVSLHITAGEIFGIVGTSGAGKSTLLRTLNALQRPSQGEVKVNGVAISALEGITLRKARQRIGMIFQHFNLMHTRTVAQNVAFSLKAAGWASGEIAPRVKEILELVGLADKAGRFPAQLSGGQKQRVGIARAIANHPDVLLCDEPTSALDLETSATILALLKEINVRLGITIVLITHEMNVIKSICDRVAVMSAGKVVELGEVFDIFAHPQHPFTQQLVSHTLNLTLPERLQRDLPGQLVKILFIGDSAEQPVLSEVAVMYGVAVNILHGKIEYLGERALGILVVRLTAADNPAAVDAAVDHIRQRTAQVEVLRG, from the coding sequence ATGATTGAGCTAAATAACGTCTGCGTTGATTTTCCCGCAGGCAAGGGACCCACGACCCGGGCGGTGGACGATGTCAGCCTGCACATTACGGCAGGGGAGATTTTTGGCATCGTTGGCACCAGCGGCGCAGGGAAAAGTACCCTGCTGCGCACCCTGAATGCCCTCCAGCGTCCGAGCCAGGGCGAGGTGAAGGTCAACGGCGTGGCAATCTCGGCGCTTGAAGGCATCACGCTGCGCAAGGCACGACAGCGCATAGGCATGATCTTCCAGCACTTTAATCTAATGCACACCCGCACCGTCGCGCAGAACGTGGCGTTCAGCCTGAAGGCTGCGGGCTGGGCCAGCGGTGAGATTGCGCCTCGGGTTAAAGAGATCCTGGAGCTGGTGGGCCTTGCCGATAAAGCAGGCCGCTTTCCGGCGCAGCTGAGCGGTGGGCAGAAGCAGCGGGTGGGTATCGCCCGCGCGATTGCCAATCATCCTGACGTGCTGCTCTGCGACGAGCCGACCTCGGCGCTGGATCTGGAGACCTCCGCGACGATCCTTGCCCTGCTGAAAGAGATCAACGTCCGGTTAGGGATCACCATCGTACTGATCACCCATGAGATGAACGTGATCAAATCGATCTGCGACCGGGTGGCAGTGATGTCCGCCGGCAAGGTGGTTGAGCTGGGCGAGGTGTTTGATATCTTCGCCCACCCGCAGCACCCCTTTACCCAGCAACTGGTCTCACACACCTTGAACCTGACTCTGCCAGAGCGGCTGCAGCGGGATCTGCCGGGGCAGCTGGTGAAAATTCTGTTCATCGGCGATTCAGCCGAGCAGCCAGTGCTCTCTGAGGTGGCAGTGATGTATGGCGTGGCGGTGAATATTCTGCATGGCAAAATTGAGTATCTCGGCGAGCGGGCGCTGGGGATCCTGGTGGTGCGCTTAACCGCCGCCGATAACCCGGCTGCGGTCGACGCCGCCGTCGACCATATCCGTCAGCGTACAGCCCAGGTGGAGGTGCTTCGTGGATGA
- a CDS encoding methionine ABC transporter permease, with translation MDDLLADLSLAFGETFQMLSISTVLAIVGGLPLGFLIFVTDRHLFWQNRAVYLISSVLVNIIRSVPFVILLVLLLPLTQFLLGNTIGPIAASVPLSVAAIAFYARLVDSALREVDKGIIEAAEAFGASPLRIICTVLLPEASAGLLRGLTITLVSLIGYSAMAGIVGGGGVGDLAIRYGYYRYETQVMVVTVVALIILVQVVQVLGDWLAKRADKRGHR, from the coding sequence GTGGATGATTTACTGGCCGATCTGAGCCTGGCCTTTGGCGAAACCTTCCAGATGCTGAGCATCTCAACGGTGCTGGCTATCGTCGGCGGTCTGCCGCTCGGCTTTCTGATTTTCGTTACCGATCGGCACCTCTTCTGGCAGAACCGCGCGGTGTATCTCATTAGCTCTGTGCTGGTGAACATTATCCGCTCCGTGCCTTTTGTGATCTTGCTGGTGCTGCTCCTGCCGCTCACGCAGTTCCTGCTTGGCAATACCATCGGGCCGATTGCGGCCTCGGTGCCGCTCTCGGTTGCCGCCATCGCTTTCTATGCCCGGCTGGTAGACAGCGCGTTGCGCGAAGTGGATAAAGGGATTATCGAGGCAGCCGAAGCTTTTGGTGCCAGCCCGCTGCGTATCATCTGCACCGTGCTGCTGCCGGAGGCCAGCGCGGGCCTGCTGCGCGGTCTGACTATCACCCTGGTAAGCCTGATCGGCTACTCGGCGATGGCGGGGATCGTCGGCGGCGGCGGGGTAGGGGATCTGGCGATCCGCTACGGCTACTACCGCTATGAGACGCAGGTGATGGTGGTCACCGTCGTGGCGCTGATCATTCTGGTGCAGGTTGTCCAGGTGTTGGGGGACTGGCTGGCGAAGCGTGCCGACAAGCGAGGCCACCGCTGA
- the mnmH gene encoding tRNA 2-selenouridine(34) synthase MnmH, translating to MSEGMDYCAILTADTPLLDVRAPVEFAQGAMPSAINLPLMNDEERAAVGTCYKRQGPEAALKLGHQLVSGITREQRIQSWRNACLHHPDGYLCCARGGQRSHITQQWLREAGIDYPLIRGGYKALRQAAITATEQRVQRPLILIGGCTGSGKTDLVRQHPDGIDLENLAHHRGSSFGRTLQPQLSQASFENALAVELLKRDAARLVLEDEGRTIGGNHLPGCLYARMVESPIAVVDDPFDLRVARLHHDYFVRMQGDFTAAHGEEAGWRSYAEYLHHGLFAIRRRLGLQRFAELSAHLDTALAIQQQRGDTCGHDAWLVPLLKEYYDPMYRYQLEKRAAKIVFRGSWQEVNGWLQNG from the coding sequence ATGAGCGAAGGCATGGATTATTGCGCGATCCTCACCGCTGATACCCCCCTGCTGGATGTGCGTGCCCCGGTTGAATTTGCCCAAGGCGCAATGCCGTCAGCGATCAATCTCCCGTTGATGAACGACGAAGAGCGTGCGGCGGTCGGTACCTGCTATAAACGCCAGGGCCCTGAGGCCGCGTTAAAGCTCGGGCATCAACTGGTGTCTGGCATCACGCGTGAACAGCGCATTCAATCATGGCGTAATGCCTGCCTGCATCATCCCGACGGCTATCTGTGTTGTGCCCGTGGTGGCCAACGTTCGCATATCACACAACAGTGGCTGCGCGAGGCAGGCATTGACTATCCGTTAATTCGCGGCGGCTATAAGGCACTGCGTCAGGCGGCAATAACAGCGACGGAGCAACGCGTCCAGCGTCCGCTGATCCTGATCGGCGGCTGCACCGGCAGCGGTAAAACCGATCTGGTGCGCCAGCATCCTGACGGCATCGATCTGGAAAATCTGGCTCACCATCGTGGATCGTCATTTGGTCGCACGCTGCAGCCACAGCTTTCGCAGGCAAGCTTTGAAAACGCGCTGGCGGTAGAACTGCTTAAACGTGACGCGGCGCGCCTGGTGCTGGAAGATGAAGGCCGAACGATCGGCGGCAACCATTTGCCGGGATGCCTGTATGCTCGCATGGTGGAGTCGCCTATCGCAGTGGTGGACGATCCGTTTGACCTGCGCGTGGCGCGTCTGCATCACGACTACTTTGTGCGTATGCAGGGCGATTTTACCGCAGCGCATGGCGAGGAGGCGGGCTGGCGGTCCTATGCGGAATACCTGCACCACGGACTGTTCGCCATTCGTCGCCGTCTGGGATTGCAGCGTTTTGCCGAACTCAGCGCGCATCTTGATACCGCTCTGGCGATCCAGCAGCAGCGCGGCGATACCTGCGGCCATGATGCCTGGCTGGTGCCGTTACTGAAGGAGTATTACGATCCCATGTACCGCTATCAGTTAGAAAAGAGAGCCGCGAAGATTGTCTTTCGCGGCTCGTGGCAGGAGGTCAACGGCTGGTTGCAAAACGGTTAG
- the purK gene encoding 5-(carboxyamino)imidazole ribonucleotide synthase has translation MKQVCILGNGQLGRMLRQAGEPLGIAVWPVGLDDEPEAVPFAQSVITAEIERWPETALTRELARHPAFVNRDVFPIIADRLTQKQLFDRLSLATAPWQLLASADEWPAVFDSLGELAIVKRRVGGYDGRGQWRLRAGETETLPAECYGECIVEQGINFSGEVSLVGARGHDGSTVFYPLTHNLHQDGILRTSVAFPLADAEQQAQAEAMLGAIMAELGYVGVMAMECFVTPGGLLINELAPRVHNSGHWTQNGASISQFELHLRAITDLPLPKPVVNAPSVMINLIGSDLNYDWLKLPLVHLHWYDKEVRAGRKVGHLNLNDSDTDRLSATLEAIVPLLPPEYASGIAWACAKLG, from the coding sequence ATGAAGCAGGTATGCATTCTCGGTAACGGCCAGCTAGGCCGAATGCTGCGTCAGGCGGGTGAGCCGCTAGGCATCGCCGTCTGGCCAGTGGGGCTGGACGACGAGCCGGAAGCTGTACCCTTTGCGCAGAGCGTGATCACCGCTGAGATTGAGCGCTGGCCGGAAACGGCGTTGACCCGCGAGCTGGCACGTCATCCGGCGTTTGTTAATCGCGATGTCTTTCCGATTATCGCCGACCGTCTAACCCAAAAGCAGCTCTTTGACCGTCTCTCACTGGCAACCGCGCCGTGGCAGCTGCTGGCCAGCGCCGACGAGTGGCCAGCGGTGTTTGACTCCCTGGGTGAGCTGGCGATTGTTAAGCGCCGGGTCGGCGGCTATGACGGCCGCGGCCAGTGGCGTCTGCGCGCCGGTGAAACCGAAACGCTGCCTGCGGAGTGCTACGGGGAGTGCATCGTCGAGCAGGGGATTAACTTTAGCGGCGAAGTGTCGCTGGTTGGCGCACGCGGCCACGACGGCAGCACCGTGTTCTATCCTCTGACCCATAACCTGCATCAGGACGGGATCCTGCGCACCAGCGTGGCTTTCCCGCTGGCCGACGCTGAACAGCAGGCACAGGCCGAAGCGATGCTGGGCGCGATCATGGCAGAGCTGGGCTACGTCGGTGTGATGGCGATGGAGTGCTTTGTGACCCCTGGCGGCCTGCTGATTAACGAGCTGGCTCCGCGGGTGCACAACAGCGGCCACTGGACGCAAAATGGCGCGTCGATCAGCCAGTTTGAACTGCACCTGCGCGCGATTACCGACCTGCCGCTGCCGAAGCCGGTGGTCAATGCCCCGTCGGTGATGATCAACCTGATTGGCAGCGATCTCAACTACGACTGGTTGAAGCTGCCGCTGGTGCATCTGCACTGGTACGACAAAGAGGTGCGCGCTGGCCGTAAAGTGGGACACCTGAATCTCAACGACAGCGATACCGACCGCCTGAGCGCAACCCTGGAAGCGATCGTCCCGCTATTACCGCCGGAGTATGCCAGCGGTATCGCATGGGCGTGTGCGAAGCTCGGTTAA
- the purE gene encoding 5-(carboxyamino)imidazole ribonucleotide mutase, translated as MSSSNNPVRIAIVMGSKSDWATMQFAAEVLDILHVPHHVEVVSAHRTPDKLFSFAEGAEQNGYQVIIAGAGGAAHLPGMIAAKTLVPVLGVPVQSAALSGVDSLYSIVQMPRGIPVGTLAIGKAGAANAALLAAQILATHDRDLHQRLAEWRTAQTDDVLDNPDPRGAA; from the coding sequence ATGTCTTCGAGCAATAATCCGGTACGTATCGCCATCGTGATGGGGTCCAAAAGCGACTGGGCAACCATGCAGTTCGCCGCTGAAGTCCTCGATATCCTGCATGTTCCCCACCATGTTGAAGTCGTTTCCGCCCACCGCACCCCGGATAAACTGTTCAGCTTCGCCGAAGGCGCAGAGCAGAATGGCTATCAGGTGATTATTGCTGGTGCAGGCGGCGCGGCGCATCTGCCGGGCATGATCGCAGCCAAAACCCTGGTGCCGGTGCTGGGCGTACCGGTGCAGAGCGCGGCGCTCAGCGGCGTCGATAGCCTCTACTCTATCGTTCAGATGCCGCGCGGTATTCCGGTCGGAACGCTGGCGATTGGTAAAGCCGGCGCTGCCAACGCGGCGCTGCTGGCAGCGCAGATCCTTGCTACCCACGACCGGGATCTGCATCAGCGTCTGGCAGAGTGGCGTACAGCCCAGACCGACGACGTGCTGGATAATCCGGATCCGCGAGGTGCGGCATGA
- the lpxH gene encoding UDP-2,3-diacylglucosamine diphosphatase, with protein MATLFIADLHLCTEEPAITAGFLRFLAGTAREADALYILGDLFEAWIGDDDPNPLHQQIAAALKALSDSGVPCYFIHGNRDFLLGKRFARESGMTLLPEEVVLDLYGRRVLIMHGDTLCTDDAGYQAFRAKVHQPWLQTLFLALPLFIRHKVAAKMRADSKAANSSKSLTIMDVNQQAVSHALERHKVQWLIHGHTHRPAVHELTANGEPAFRCVLGAWHSEGSMIKVTPHQVELIAFPF; from the coding sequence GTGGCGACGCTTTTCATCGCAGATCTCCATCTGTGTACAGAAGAACCGGCGATCACCGCCGGTTTTCTGCGTTTTCTGGCCGGTACGGCGCGGGAAGCTGACGCACTCTATATTCTTGGCGATCTCTTTGAAGCCTGGATTGGCGACGACGATCCTAATCCCCTGCATCAGCAGATCGCGGCCGCTCTCAAAGCGCTAAGCGACAGCGGCGTCCCCTGCTACTTTATTCACGGCAATCGTGACTTCCTGCTGGGCAAGCGCTTCGCTCGCGAGAGCGGCATGACCCTGCTGCCGGAAGAGGTAGTGCTCGACCTCTACGGTCGCCGGGTGCTGATTATGCACGGCGATACTCTCTGCACCGACGACGCGGGCTATCAGGCGTTTCGCGCGAAGGTTCACCAGCCTTGGCTGCAAACGCTGTTTCTCGCCCTGCCGCTGTTTATCCGCCATAAGGTGGCCGCGAAGATGCGTGCCGACAGCAAAGCGGCCAACAGCAGCAAATCGCTCACCATTATGGATGTGAACCAGCAGGCAGTGAGCCATGCGCTGGAACGTCATAAGGTACAGTGGCTTATCCATGGTCATACTCACCGCCCGGCAGTGCACGAGCTGACCGCCAACGGCGAACCGGCTTTTCGCTGCGTATTAGGGGCCTGGCATAGCGAAGGCTCGATGATCAAAGTTACCCCTCATCAGGTCGAACTTATCGCTTTTCCGTTTTAA